Sequence from the Azospirillaceae bacterium genome:
GCACCCCGCGCCGGAGGTGGGCAAACCGCCCTGAAGTCCAGTGGGCGCGCCATGCCGCGTCCGATCGGGTTCTTCGGGCAGGCGGGCCCGTCCCCGTCACGGGACGTGCGATGACGCTCCGGCCGACGGGCGGAACAGGCGAATCGCCTGCCCCGGCCCATCGGGCTTGCCGTCACAGCGCCGCATAGTCGATGGGCTTGTGCCGGTCGAGCGTCGTGCGGACCCGCGGCATCGGGTACTTCAGGCCGGTGGCGCAGTTGAACAGCATCACCCGCTCGTCCCCGCGCACCCGGCCGTCCGCCAGGGCCTGGCGGTAGGCGGCATAGGTCGCGCCGCCCTCCGGACACAGCAGCAGGCCCTCCTCGCGGGCCACCTCGTCGACCGCGGCCCGGATGGCGTCGTCGGTGACCGCGACGGCGAAGCCGCCGCTCTCGCGCACGGCGCGCAGGATCAGGAAGTCGCCGACCGCCTGGGGCACCCGGATGCCGGACGCGATGGTGGCGGCATTCTCCCACCGGGGCGCGTGCTCCACCCCGTCCTCGAACGCCTTGACCATGGGCGCGCAGCCCGCGGCCTGGACCGCCACCATCCTGGGCCGCTTCCCGCCCAGAAGGCCGATGGCTTCCAGCTCGGCGAAGGCCTTCCACATGCCGATCAGGCCGGTGCCGCCACCGGTCGGGTAGAAGATCACGTCGGGCACGTCCCAGCCGAGCTGTTCGACCAGCTCCAGGCCCATGGTCTTCTTGCCCTCGATCCGGTACGGCTCCTTCAGCGTGGACACGTCGAACCAGCCGGCGGCTTCCTTGCCGGCGCCCACGATCCGGCCGCAGTCGTCGATCAGCCCGTTGACCCGGTAGACCGTGGCCCCCTGCAGCGCGATCTCGGACACGTTCACCTCGGGCGTGTCCTCGGGGCAGAAGATGGTGGCACGGATGCCGGCCCGGCTGGCATAGGCGGCCAGGGCGGCGCCGGCGTTGCCGTTGGTCGGCATCGCCAGGTGCTTCAGCCCGAATGCCTTGGCCATGGACACGGCCATCACCAGGCCACGTGCCTTGAACGAGCCGGTGGGCAGGCGCCCCTCGTCCTTGACCAGGATTTCGCCGCCGCCGAGATTCCGGGACAGGCGGGGCAGGGGGATCAGCGGGGTTGCCGCCTCGCCCAGGCTCACAATGTCCGAGACCTTGCGCACGGGCAGCAGTTCGCGCCAGCGCCACAGGTCCATGGGCCGTTGGGCCAACGCGTCCCTGGTCAGGGCGCGCTTCGCCCCGTCCAGGTCGTATCGGACCAGGAGTGGTTTTCCGGCCCGGGACAGGTTGTGGACTTGGTCCGCCTCGTACCGTTCACCGGTCAGCGAGCATTCCAGGTGGGTGACGAAGGTCGGCCGCTCGATGGTCAGGTTATCGTCGTGCCGCACGCTGATCCTCCCCGGTATGTTTTGGCTTGTTCGACCATAGAGAAGCACAGGACGCGCACCTCTGGACATTCCCGCCGAGTGGGGCTGGTTCTCCGTTCGCGCCGAGAGGCATGTGCGGGCAAGTCGCCCGGCCCGCACGGGGCAGTCCAGTCTATTATCCAGAAGAGGAAGGTGCGACGGAGAAAGACGATTGTTTTGATTGTTTTTCGATCGCGCGACGTCGCCCCAATGGATGCTAGGCAATGCACGTGCCGATGCATCACAAGGGTCTGGCATGAAAATCAGATTTGATTTCGAATTTTCGTTGAGCGTTTTTGCCGTGTTCCCGGGATCCGCCCTAAACCTGCTTTCTCTGGTCGGCTTCGGTCTCAGGCAAGGGCGGGTTCAGGCGAGCGCCTCATGGCGGTCCCTCGTGATGCCTTCGGCGGCGAGGTGGCCGACCTCGCCGCCATCCCCGAAGGGTTCTTCAAAGAGGATGGGAACCCCCGTACGGCCGCTGAGTCGGTCCGGGGACGGCTAGTCGGACGATGCCCGCGCGGCGGCGGCGGGCCGTGCCGGCTGGCCTGCCAGATAGGCTTCCAACGCCTCCCGCGTGCCTTTGGGCACGTGCAGCCCCAGCTTGGAGCGGCGCCACAGAATGTCGTCGGCGGTTTCGGCGAACTCGTGCCGCCGCAGGTGGTCCACCTCGGCGGTGTGCAGCCCGCCGCCGAGGTCCGGGCCGAGACCGGCCAAGTCCGTGGCGGTGCCGATCAGCTTCTCGGTCCAGGTGCCGTACGCGCGTGCGTAACGGTGGGCGAGCCCGGCCGGAAGCCAGGGATGGCGGGCCTTGAGCGCGGCCAGGAAGCGGCCGAAGTCGGCATCCGGCAGGTCGCCCCCGGGCAGGGGGGCGGTCCCGGTCCACGCCTTGCCGGCCTCCGGGAAATGGGGGGCCAGCTTGTCCATCGCCTGCTCCGCCAGTCGGCGGAACGTGGTGATCTTGCCACCGAACACCGACAGGACCGGCGGCGCACCGTCCGGGGCCTCCAGGTCGAGGACGTAGTCGCGGGTCACCGCCGACGCGTTGTCGGCCGCGTCGTCGTACAGCGGGCGGACGCCCGCATAGGCCCACGCCACGTCGTCGGGGCCGACCGCGGCTTTGAAGTAGCGGTTCACGATCCGGCACAGGTACGTGGTCTCGTCCGCGCTGATTTCGACCTTGGCCGGGTCGTCCTCGAACGGCACGTCGGTGGTGCCGACCAACGTGTACGCGCCCTCGTACGGGATCACGAAGACGATCCGGCGGTCCTCGTTCTGGAGGATGTACGCCTGGTCGCCCTCGTACAGCCGCGGCAGAACGATGTGGCTGCCCTTGACCAGCCGGACCTGCCGGGCGTCGTTGCGGCCCATCTGCTCGCGCAGGAATTTGGTCACCCAGGGGCCGGCCGCGTTCACCAGCCCGCGCGCCGTGACGCGCGCAGTGCTTCCGTCGCGCAGGTCCTCGAGGTCGGCCACCCACACCCCGCCCTCGCGCCGGATCCGGGTGACCCGGGTGCGGGTGCGGATGTCGGCACCGCGGGCATGGGCGTCCATGGCGTTCAGGGCGACCAGCCGGGCGTCCTGGACCCAGCAGTCGGAATAGACGAAGCCCTTGCGGAAGTCGTCGCGGAGCGGGCGGCCGACCGGATCGCGGACCAGATCGACCCCGTGCGAGCCCGGCAACGTCCTGCGGCCGCCGATGGTGTCATAGAGGAACAGGCCCATCCGGATCATCCAGGCCGGGCGCAGCCCGTCGTCGTGGGGCAGGACGAAACGCAGGGGCCAGATGATGTGCGGCGCCACGCGCAGCAGCCGCTCGCGCTCCTGCAACGCTTCGCGCACCAGCCGGAATTCGTAATGTTCCAGATAGCGCAGGCCGCCGTGGATCAGCTTGCTGCTGGCCGACGAGGTGGCGCTGCCGAGGTCCGACTGTTCCGCCAGGATCACCGACAGGCCACGCCCCACCGCATCGCGGGCGATGCCCGCGCCGTTGATGCCGCCGCCGACGATCAGCAGGTCCGCATGCTCGCGCTGCGCCATGGCAACCCGTTCCTTCCGTTTCCCCGTCCGAACTTAGTCAGCCGGCACAATGTTCGCAAGCGAACACGGATGTTCGCAGATGCGGGCGGCCCGGTGGGGTCAGCCACCCGCCGGGCCGTCCGCGATGTGCAGCCGGACCCCCTTGGCCTGCAGCAGTCGGACGAAACCGTCCGGCGGGGGGCGGTCGGTGAAGAAGTCCGAGACTTCGGCCACGGAGCCGAGCCGGACCATGGGCTTGCGCCCGAACTTCGAGTGGTCGGCCACCAGCCAGACCCGGCGGGCGTTGCGCATGATCGCGCGTGCGGCGCGCACCTCGCGGTAGTCGAAGTCGAGCAGGGTTCCGTCGGCATCGATCCCGCTGATCCCGATGATCCCCAGGTCGACCCGGAACTGCTCGATCATGTCGATGGCGGACTCGCCCACGATGCCGCCGTCGCCGGGCCGGACGATGCCGCCCACGACGATCACCTCGAACGTGGTCTGGCGCGCCAGCATGCCGGCCACGTTCAGGTTGTTGGTGATGACCC
This genomic interval carries:
- a CDS encoding threonine synthase gives rise to the protein MRHDDNLTIERPTFVTHLECSLTGERYEADQVHNLSRAGKPLLVRYDLDGAKRALTRDALAQRPMDLWRWRELLPVRKVSDIVSLGEAATPLIPLPRLSRNLGGGEILVKDEGRLPTGSFKARGLVMAVSMAKAFGLKHLAMPTNGNAGAALAAYASRAGIRATIFCPEDTPEVNVSEIALQGATVYRVNGLIDDCGRIVGAGKEAAGWFDVSTLKEPYRIEGKKTMGLELVEQLGWDVPDVIFYPTGGGTGLIGMWKAFAELEAIGLLGGKRPRMVAVQAAGCAPMVKAFEDGVEHAPRWENAATIASGIRVPQAVGDFLILRAVRESGGFAVAVTDDAIRAAVDEVAREEGLLLCPEGGATYAAYRQALADGRVRGDERVMLFNCATGLKYPMPRVRTTLDRHKPIDYAAL
- the glpD gene encoding glycerol-3-phosphate dehydrogenase — translated: MAQREHADLLIVGGGINGAGIARDAVGRGLSVILAEQSDLGSATSSASSKLIHGGLRYLEHYEFRLVREALQERERLLRVAPHIIWPLRFVLPHDDGLRPAWMIRMGLFLYDTIGGRRTLPGSHGVDLVRDPVGRPLRDDFRKGFVYSDCWVQDARLVALNAMDAHARGADIRTRTRVTRIRREGGVWVADLEDLRDGSTARVTARGLVNAAGPWVTKFLREQMGRNDARQVRLVKGSHIVLPRLYEGDQAYILQNEDRRIVFVIPYEGAYTLVGTTDVPFEDDPAKVEISADETTYLCRIVNRYFKAAVGPDDVAWAYAGVRPLYDDAADNASAVTRDYVLDLEAPDGAPPVLSVFGGKITTFRRLAEQAMDKLAPHFPEAGKAWTGTAPLPGGDLPDADFGRFLAALKARHPWLPAGLAHRYARAYGTWTEKLIGTATDLAGLGPDLGGGLHTAEVDHLRRHEFAETADDILWRRSKLGLHVPKGTREALEAYLAGQPARPAAAARASSD